A portion of the Ascochyta rabiei chromosome 13, complete sequence genome contains these proteins:
- a CDS encoding pheromone alpha factor receptor, giving the protein MEDAVQSMAVDPAKQPVTLRYPDGSTFEVDMELINRYRLYSARLAISYGTQLGSTVLLLVVLLLLTRPEKRKSSIFILNALCLTGNSVRCILTCCFVTGNLLHPYTQLSGDPSLTTASDLAVSITSTTLSFIVTALVMASLSLQVWVVCVTTGKLHRILIMGTTTTVALISVGYKFAFMITSNRATMSLMSLTPDDRIGSGSYITQAIAILLYSCVFIWKLGYAIAQRRRLKMLQFGPMQIVFIMGCQTMVIPGIFSTLQFHRLVLEAVPEIGTMVLTVVCIFLPLSAIWAGVANDSALAYRGRNGHQHLMNSQSGRGSSTLATSDSTTAFEKSRQMSCSACTHPKKREEFDTPEPSPTGKRSAAGDNGIHVGREFTVRHEDIALEHF; this is encoded by the exons ATGGAGGACGCAGTACAGTCGATGGCGGTCGACCCCGCGAAGCAGCCAGTCACACTCCGCTACCCAGATGGCTCGACCTTCGAAGTTGATATGGAGCTGATCAACAGGTATCGACTTTACAGCGCCCGGCTGGCCATCAGCTACGGCACTCAGCTTGGGTCAACTGTTCTTCTTCTGGTAGTTCTTCTCCTTCTGACCAGACCTGAGAAGAGAAAGTCTTCTATCTTCATCCTCAACGCCCTTTGCCTCACTGGCAACAGTGTTCGATGCATCTTAACTTGTTGTTTCGTTACTGGCAACCTGTTGCATCCGTACACCCAGCTTTCAGGAGACCCCAGCCTAACCACTGCTTCGGATCTCGCTGTCTCGATCACCAGCACTACCCTGAGCTTCATTGTCACGGCCCTCGTTATGGCCTCGCTCAGCTTACAGGTTTGGGTAGTTTGCGTCACAACGGGAAAGCTCCATCGCATCCTGATCATGGGTACCACGACCACGGTGGCCTTGATTTCTGTTGGCTACAAGTTCGCCTTCATGATCACATCCAACCGAGCAACGATGAGTCTTATGTCCCTCACACCTGATGATAGGATTGGCTCTGGATCTTACATCACGCAAGCCATAGCTATCTTGCTCTACAGCTGCGTTTTCATTTGGAAACTGGGCTATGCCATCGCGCAGCGACGCCGTCTCAAGATGCTACAATTCGGACCGATGCAGATTGTCTTTATCATGGGCTGCCAGACAATGGTCATTCCGG GCATATTCTCGACCCTCCAGTTCCACCGTCTTGTTCTCGAAGCAGTCCCCGAGATCGGCACAATGGTGCTTACCGTCGTCTGCATCTTCTTGCCTTTGTCAGCCATCTGGGCAGGTGTTGCCAACGACTCCGCTCTTGCCTATCGGGGACGGAATGGGCATCAACACTTGATGAATAGCCAATCCGGTCGAGGCTCATCAACCCTAGCAACCAGCGACAGCACGACAGCCTTCGAGAAGAGCCGACAAATGAGCTGCTCCGCTTGCACCCACCCGAAAAAGCGTGAGGAATTTGATACGCCTGAGCCGAGCCCTACTGGGAAGAGGAGTGCCGCTGGGGACAATGGTATCCATGTCGGTCGCGAGTTCACTGTTCGCCACGAAGATATCGCTTTGGAGCATTTCTGA